Proteins encoded in a region of the Solanum dulcamara chromosome 9, daSolDulc1.2, whole genome shotgun sequence genome:
- the LOC129902983 gene encoding dof zinc finger protein DOF3.4-like yields MSSEIGDRRPARLPASVNGTRPSEPENLPCPRCDSTNTKFCYYNNYNLSQPRHFCKSCRRYWTRGGTLRNVPVGGGTRKNSSHKRPRINSGTGAVQEQQHVQANSISSMMGSGSGSGHISGSGSMSLMGCEVNLNESVQEGGNGTSSFTSLLTAPVGVGGFVPLGGFGLGLGGFGLGNLDWPMEQVSGGGNGGDGGENYKWQLSGGEIENGGGGGGGVGGGDGDCFGWPDLAISAPGTSLK; encoded by the coding sequence atgtcTTCAGAAATCGGCGACAGACGTCCGGCAAGACTGCCGGCGTCGGTAAACGGAACACGGCCGTCGGAACCAGAGAACTTGCCGTGTCCACGTTGTGATTCTACAAACACAAAGTTCTGTTACTACAACAACTATAATCTTTCTCAGCCTCGTCATTTCTGTAAGTCTTGTCGCCGGTATTGGACACGTGGAGGCACCTTACGGAACGTCCCCGTAGGCGGCGGTACAAGGAAGAACTCCTCCCATAAACGCCCCCGCATCAACTCCGGTACTGGCGCCGTTCAAGAACAACAGCACGTACAGGCCAACTCGATTTCCTCAATGATGGGTTCGGGTTCCGGGTCCGGTCATATATCCGGTTCGGGTTCGATGTCGTTGATGGGTTGTGAGGTGAACTTGAATGAATCAGTGCAGGAAGGTGGAAATGGAACGTCGTCTTTTACTTCGTTGTTGACAGCTCCAGTGGGGGTGGGTGGGTTTGTGCCCTTAGGTGGATTTGGGCTTGGGCTAGGCGGGTTTGGGCTTGGGAATCTTGATTGGCCCATGGAGCAAGTCAGCGGCGGAGGAAATGGCGGCGATGGCGGTGAAAATTACAAGTGGCAGCTGAGTGGCGGTGAGATTGAAAACGGCGGCGGCGGCGGCGGCGGCGTAGGTGGTGGTGATGGTGATTGTTTTGGGTGGCCTGATCTTGCTATTTCAGCACCAGGGACAAGTCTTAAATGA
- the LOC129903299 gene encoding B3 domain-containing protein Os01g0723500-like isoform X2: MLDARRPHFLVGFNPSMNSEKLKIPSKFIKHMEGTASRTTVLVGPSGNSWPVDLIQQDDGLFFHNGWVSFVKDHCLETGDSLVFRYDGDLHFTVQVFDESSCEKEASYNADCSQGATDLYNLALKKRDRGNSVLLDCIVEGVPKKMRSTQIPSECTSSQDTHGLASSKDGYTPEDAVCSYAGRNYAASCLDEMGNAGDALNSKVTIAVPAQAKIVFSNPDRASSEKDMWLPAQEVEKVTRLFTSSFPSFTKVMKRFNISGSYTLHIPYQFATEHLPNCKVKILLHNVEGKTWTVNSIPTTRVQTSHTFCGGWLSFVRDNNIDLGDTCIFELVRKCELRVRVLRVEKEGNDYGSKVVHEGLVTDYAKNSGCKSRKVRANSNRCLQRVAKAMTYDKKGSAPDKEKHVNMLKNHQLHCQSKISSGDSATRKPTSSQDKQGSFTKSCMSMKSVPEEKLAAESFISNFPHFVRIMKKFNISGSYTLKVPCRFSMEHLPNCRTEIVLHNLKGECWTVNSIPTVKVQTLHTFCGGWSAFVRENDIQMGDICIFELVAKYEMRVHICAIGKKGLDYQNGITPKESAILASLTS; encoded by the exons ATGTTGGATGCAAGAAGGCCTCATTTTCTTGTGGGTTTTAACCCTTCTATGAATTCTGAAAAATTG AAAATTCCATCAAAATTCATTAAACATATGGAAGGAACGGCTTCCAGAACAACAGTTTTGGTGGGTCCTAGTGGAAATTCTTGGCCTGTGGACCTAATACAGCAAGATGATGGTTTATTCTTCCACAATGGATGGGTTTCATTTGTTAAAGATCACTGCCTTGAAACTGGGGATTCTTTGGTTTTCAGATATGATGGTGATTTGCATTTCACTGTGCAAGTATTTGACGAGAGTTCATGTGAGAAGGAGGCTTCTTATAATGCTGACTGCAGTCAAGGAGCAACTGACTTGTACAATCTTGCTCTGAAAAAAAGAGACCGAGGAAACTCCGTTTTATTAGATTGCATTGTTGAAGGTGTACCGAAGAAAATGAGAAGCACTCAGATCCCTTCTGAATGCACAAGTAGCCAGGATACCCATGGTCTTGCATCTAGCAAGGATGGGTACACTCCAGAAGATGCAGTTTGCTCATATGCGGGAAGAAATTATGCTGCTAGTTGTCTGGATGAAATGGGGAATGCTGGAGATGCATTAAACAGTAAAGTTACCATCGCTGTGCCAGCTCAAGCAAAGATAGTCTTTAGTAATCCAG ACAGAGCTTCCTCCGAGAAAGATATGTGGTTGCCTGCACAGGAAGTGGAAAAGGTTACCCGTTTGTTTACCTCAAGTTTCCCCAGCTTTACTAAAGTTATGAAGAGGTTCAACATCAGTGGCTCATACACCCTG CACATCCCTTACCAATTTGCCACGGAACACCTTCCCAACTGCAAGGTAAAAATTTTACTTCATAATGTAGAAGGGAAAACTTGGACTGTGAATTCAATCCCGACTACAAGAGTACAAAcatcacataccttttgtggaggGTGGTTATCCTTTGTTCGCGACAATAACATTGATTTGGGAGATACCTGCATCTTTGAGCTTGTCCGAAAGTGTGAATTGCGTGTGCGTGTTCTTAGGGTGGAAAAGGAAGGAAATGATTACGGTAGTAAGGTAGTTCATGAAGGACTAGTTACTGATTATGCAAAAAATTCTGGATGTAAATCCAGGAAAGTGAGAGCAAATTCTAATCGATGTTTACAGCGGGTAGCGAAGGCCATGACATATGATAAAAAAGGATCTGCTCCTGACAAAGAGAAACATGTTAATATGTTGAAGAATCATCAGCTCCATTGTCAGTCAAAGATTAGCAGTGGAGATTCAG CAACCAGGAAACCTACTAGTTCTCAAGATAAACAGGGTTCTTTCACCAAGAGCTGTATGTCCATGAAATCAGTACCTGAAGAGAAATTAGCTGCTGAATCTTTCATTTCCAATTTTCCTCATTTCGTGAGAATCATGAAAAAGTTCAACATTAGTGGCTCTTACACCTTG AAAGTTCCATGTCGGTTCTCAATGGAACACCTCCCAAACTGCAGAACGGAGATTGTGCTTCATAACTTGAAAGGAGAATGTTGGACTGTAAATTCAATTCCGACTGTAAAGGTACAAACGCTGCATACATTCTGTGGAGGATGGTCGGCATTTGTCCGAGAGAATGACATCCAGATGGGAGATATCTGCATATTTGAGCTCGTTGCGAAATACGAAATGCGTGTACATATATGTGCAATTGGGAAGAAGGGGTTAGATTACCAAAATGGGATAACTCCTAAGGAGTCGGCTATCCTTGCGTCCTTGACAAGCTAG
- the LOC129904487 gene encoding ent-kaurene oxidase: protein MDAILNLQSVPLGTALTVGGPVVALGGISLWFLKEYVNDQKRKSSNFLPPVPEIPGLPVIGNLLQMTEKKPHKTFTNWAETYGPIYSIKTGANTIVVLSSSELAKEAMVTRFSSISTRKLTNALRILTCDKSIVAVSDYNKFHKTAKRHVLTSVLGPTAQKHYRIHRDTLVENVSKQLHDLVRDDPSEAVNLRKSFQSELFGLALKQALGKDIEAIYVEELDATFPREELLNILVLDIMEGAIDVDWRDFFPFLKWVPNKSFEHRIQRKHLRREAVMKALMTEQRKRIDSGEELNSYIDYLLSEANTLTENQILMLLWEAIIETSDTTLVSTEWAMYELAKDPKRQEQLFLEIQNVCGSNKITEDKLCQLPYLCAVFHETLRKYSPAPIVPLRYVHEDTQIGGYRIPKGTEIAINIYGCNRDKNVWESPEEWKPERFLNGKYDPMELQKTMAFGAGKRVCAGAQQAMTISCTAIARLIQEFEWRLKEGEEENVATMGLTTHKLHPMLAHIKPRN, encoded by the exons ATGGATGCAATTTTGAATCTTCAATCAGTACCATTAGGAACTGCTCTTACAGTGGGTGGTCCAGTTGTTGCTCTTGGTGGGATTTCACTATGGTTCCTTAAAGAATATGTTAATGATCAAAAAAGGAAATCATCAAATTTTCTCCCACCTGTCCCAG AGATTCCAGGGTTACCAGTGATTGGCAATTTACTGCAGATGACTGAGAAAAAACCCCACAAGACATTTACAAATTGGGCTGAAACTTATGGACCTATCTATTCCATCAAAACTGGCGCAAACACAATTGTTGTACTCAGTTCTAGTGAACTTGCAAAGGAG GCTATGGTGACTAGATTTTCGTCCATCTCAACCAGAAAGCTAACAAACGCATTGAGAATCCTTACTTGTGATAAGAGTATTGTTGCGGTAAGTGATTACAATAAGTTCCACAAGACAGCGAAGCGCCACGTACTGACCAGTGTTCTAGGACCAACTGCTCAG AAACACTACCGTATCCACAGGGACACCTTGGTAGAAAATGTGTCTAAGCAACTACATGATTTGGTTAGGGATGATCCTAGCGAAGCAGTTAATCTCAGGAAGTCATTTCAGTCAGAACTTTTTGGTTTAGCATTGAAACAG GCTTTGGGAAAGGATATCGAGGCTATTTATGTTGAGGAACTCGACGCCACTTTTCCAAGAGAGGAATTACTCAATATCTTAGTGCTTGATATAATGGAGGGTGCAATTGATGTGGACTGGAGAGATTTCTTCCCCTTTCTAAAATGGGTTCCTAATAAAAGCTTTGAGCACAGAATTCAGCGTAAACATCTGCGCAGGGAAGCCGTGATGAAGGCCCTAATGACAGAGCAAAGAAAACGCATTGATTCAGGAGAG GAACTGAACAGTTATATCGACTACTTGTTATCTGAAGCCAATACATTAACAGAAAACCAAATTCTGATGTTGCTTTGGGAGGCAATTATTGAAACATCAGACACCACACTAGTGAGCACAGAATGGGCTATGTATGAATTGGCCAAAGATCCCAAACGACAG GAACAACTCTTTTTGGAAATTCAAAATGTTTGTGGATCTAATAAGATTACAGAAGATAAACTTTGCCAACTTCCATACCTATGTGCTGTTTTTCATGAAACATTGAGAAAGTATAGTCCTGCACCTATTGTTCCTCTAAGATATGTTCACGAAGACACGCAGATAGGAGGGTACCGTATTCCTAAAGGAACTGAG ATTGCAATAAATATATACGGTTGCAATAGGGACAAGAACGTGTGGGAGAGTCCTGAAGAGTGGAAGCCTGAACGATTTCTTAACGGAAAGTATGATCCAATGGAGTTGCAGAAGACAATGGCGTTTGGGGCTGGAAAAAGGGTATGTGCTGGTGCTCAGCAAGCAATGACAATTAGTTGCACAGCTATTGCTAGATTGATACAAGAATTTGAATGGAGACTAaaagagggagaagaagaaaatgttgCAACAATGGGTCTTACTACTCATAAACTCCACCCAATGCTAGCTCATATCAAGCCAAGAAATTGA
- the LOC129903299 gene encoding B3 domain-containing protein Os01g0723500-like isoform X3: MLDARRPHFLVGFNPSMNSEKLKIPSKFIKHMEGTASRTTVLVGPSGNSWPVDLIQQDDGLFFHNGWVSFVKDHCLETGDSLVFRYDGDLHFTVQVFDESSCEKEASYNADCSQGATDLYNLALKKRDRGNSVLLDCIVEGVPKKMRSTQIPSECTSSQDTHGLASSKDGYTPEDAVCSYAGRNYAASCLDEMGNAGDALNSKVTIAVPAQAKIVFSNPVKMKTDRASSEKDMWLPAQEVEKVTRLFTSSFPSFTKVMKRFNISGSYTLHIPYQFATEHLPNCKVKILLHNVEGKTWTVNSIPTTRVQTSHTFCGGWLSFVRDNNIDLGDTCIFELVRKCELRVRVLRVEKEGNDYGSKVVHEGLVTDYAKNSGCKSRKVRANSNRCLQRVAKAMTYDKKGSAPDKEKHVNMLKNHQLHCQSKISSGDSATRKPTSSQDKQGSFTKSCMSMKSVPEEKLAAESFISNFPHFVRIMKKFNISGSYTLASHFAGRYRNLNTLDQKRSTHQCYGEALKIDYQTFD; this comes from the exons ATGTTGGATGCAAGAAGGCCTCATTTTCTTGTGGGTTTTAACCCTTCTATGAATTCTGAAAAATTG AAAATTCCATCAAAATTCATTAAACATATGGAAGGAACGGCTTCCAGAACAACAGTTTTGGTGGGTCCTAGTGGAAATTCTTGGCCTGTGGACCTAATACAGCAAGATGATGGTTTATTCTTCCACAATGGATGGGTTTCATTTGTTAAAGATCACTGCCTTGAAACTGGGGATTCTTTGGTTTTCAGATATGATGGTGATTTGCATTTCACTGTGCAAGTATTTGACGAGAGTTCATGTGAGAAGGAGGCTTCTTATAATGCTGACTGCAGTCAAGGAGCAACTGACTTGTACAATCTTGCTCTGAAAAAAAGAGACCGAGGAAACTCCGTTTTATTAGATTGCATTGTTGAAGGTGTACCGAAGAAAATGAGAAGCACTCAGATCCCTTCTGAATGCACAAGTAGCCAGGATACCCATGGTCTTGCATCTAGCAAGGATGGGTACACTCCAGAAGATGCAGTTTGCTCATATGCGGGAAGAAATTATGCTGCTAGTTGTCTGGATGAAATGGGGAATGCTGGAGATGCATTAAACAGTAAAGTTACCATCGCTGTGCCAGCTCAAGCAAAGATAGTCTTTAGTAATCCAG TAAAGATGAAAACAGACAGAGCTTCCTCCGAGAAAGATATGTGGTTGCCTGCACAGGAAGTGGAAAAGGTTACCCGTTTGTTTACCTCAAGTTTCCCCAGCTTTACTAAAGTTATGAAGAGGTTCAACATCAGTGGCTCATACACCCTG CACATCCCTTACCAATTTGCCACGGAACACCTTCCCAACTGCAAGGTAAAAATTTTACTTCATAATGTAGAAGGGAAAACTTGGACTGTGAATTCAATCCCGACTACAAGAGTACAAAcatcacataccttttgtggaggGTGGTTATCCTTTGTTCGCGACAATAACATTGATTTGGGAGATACCTGCATCTTTGAGCTTGTCCGAAAGTGTGAATTGCGTGTGCGTGTTCTTAGGGTGGAAAAGGAAGGAAATGATTACGGTAGTAAGGTAGTTCATGAAGGACTAGTTACTGATTATGCAAAAAATTCTGGATGTAAATCCAGGAAAGTGAGAGCAAATTCTAATCGATGTTTACAGCGGGTAGCGAAGGCCATGACATATGATAAAAAAGGATCTGCTCCTGACAAAGAGAAACATGTTAATATGTTGAAGAATCATCAGCTCCATTGTCAGTCAAAGATTAGCAGTGGAGATTCAG CAACCAGGAAACCTACTAGTTCTCAAGATAAACAGGGTTCTTTCACCAAGAGCTGTATGTCCATGAAATCAGTACCTGAAGAGAAATTAGCTGCTGAATCTTTCATTTCCAATTTTCCTCATTTCGTGAGAATCATGAAAAAGTTCAACATTAGTGGCTCTTACACCTTG GCTTCGCATTTTGCTGGAAGATATCGAAACTTGAATACATTGGATCAGAAAAGGAGCACACATCAATGTTATGGAGAAGCACTTAAAATAGATTATCAAACATTTGACTAA
- the LOC129903299 gene encoding B3 domain-containing protein Os01g0723500-like isoform X1 — protein sequence MLDARRPHFLVGFNPSMNSEKLKIPSKFIKHMEGTASRTTVLVGPSGNSWPVDLIQQDDGLFFHNGWVSFVKDHCLETGDSLVFRYDGDLHFTVQVFDESSCEKEASYNADCSQGATDLYNLALKKRDRGNSVLLDCIVEGVPKKMRSTQIPSECTSSQDTHGLASSKDGYTPEDAVCSYAGRNYAASCLDEMGNAGDALNSKVTIAVPAQAKIVFSNPVKMKTDRASSEKDMWLPAQEVEKVTRLFTSSFPSFTKVMKRFNISGSYTLHIPYQFATEHLPNCKVKILLHNVEGKTWTVNSIPTTRVQTSHTFCGGWLSFVRDNNIDLGDTCIFELVRKCELRVRVLRVEKEGNDYGSKVVHEGLVTDYAKNSGCKSRKVRANSNRCLQRVAKAMTYDKKGSAPDKEKHVNMLKNHQLHCQSKISSGDSATRKPTSSQDKQGSFTKSCMSMKSVPEEKLAAESFISNFPHFVRIMKKFNISGSYTLKVPCRFSMEHLPNCRTEIVLHNLKGECWTVNSIPTVKVQTLHTFCGGWSAFVRENDIQMGDICIFELVAKYEMRVHICAIGKKGLDYQNGITPKESAILASLTS from the exons ATGTTGGATGCAAGAAGGCCTCATTTTCTTGTGGGTTTTAACCCTTCTATGAATTCTGAAAAATTG AAAATTCCATCAAAATTCATTAAACATATGGAAGGAACGGCTTCCAGAACAACAGTTTTGGTGGGTCCTAGTGGAAATTCTTGGCCTGTGGACCTAATACAGCAAGATGATGGTTTATTCTTCCACAATGGATGGGTTTCATTTGTTAAAGATCACTGCCTTGAAACTGGGGATTCTTTGGTTTTCAGATATGATGGTGATTTGCATTTCACTGTGCAAGTATTTGACGAGAGTTCATGTGAGAAGGAGGCTTCTTATAATGCTGACTGCAGTCAAGGAGCAACTGACTTGTACAATCTTGCTCTGAAAAAAAGAGACCGAGGAAACTCCGTTTTATTAGATTGCATTGTTGAAGGTGTACCGAAGAAAATGAGAAGCACTCAGATCCCTTCTGAATGCACAAGTAGCCAGGATACCCATGGTCTTGCATCTAGCAAGGATGGGTACACTCCAGAAGATGCAGTTTGCTCATATGCGGGAAGAAATTATGCTGCTAGTTGTCTGGATGAAATGGGGAATGCTGGAGATGCATTAAACAGTAAAGTTACCATCGCTGTGCCAGCTCAAGCAAAGATAGTCTTTAGTAATCCAG TAAAGATGAAAACAGACAGAGCTTCCTCCGAGAAAGATATGTGGTTGCCTGCACAGGAAGTGGAAAAGGTTACCCGTTTGTTTACCTCAAGTTTCCCCAGCTTTACTAAAGTTATGAAGAGGTTCAACATCAGTGGCTCATACACCCTG CACATCCCTTACCAATTTGCCACGGAACACCTTCCCAACTGCAAGGTAAAAATTTTACTTCATAATGTAGAAGGGAAAACTTGGACTGTGAATTCAATCCCGACTACAAGAGTACAAAcatcacataccttttgtggaggGTGGTTATCCTTTGTTCGCGACAATAACATTGATTTGGGAGATACCTGCATCTTTGAGCTTGTCCGAAAGTGTGAATTGCGTGTGCGTGTTCTTAGGGTGGAAAAGGAAGGAAATGATTACGGTAGTAAGGTAGTTCATGAAGGACTAGTTACTGATTATGCAAAAAATTCTGGATGTAAATCCAGGAAAGTGAGAGCAAATTCTAATCGATGTTTACAGCGGGTAGCGAAGGCCATGACATATGATAAAAAAGGATCTGCTCCTGACAAAGAGAAACATGTTAATATGTTGAAGAATCATCAGCTCCATTGTCAGTCAAAGATTAGCAGTGGAGATTCAG CAACCAGGAAACCTACTAGTTCTCAAGATAAACAGGGTTCTTTCACCAAGAGCTGTATGTCCATGAAATCAGTACCTGAAGAGAAATTAGCTGCTGAATCTTTCATTTCCAATTTTCCTCATTTCGTGAGAATCATGAAAAAGTTCAACATTAGTGGCTCTTACACCTTG AAAGTTCCATGTCGGTTCTCAATGGAACACCTCCCAAACTGCAGAACGGAGATTGTGCTTCATAACTTGAAAGGAGAATGTTGGACTGTAAATTCAATTCCGACTGTAAAGGTACAAACGCTGCATACATTCTGTGGAGGATGGTCGGCATTTGTCCGAGAGAATGACATCCAGATGGGAGATATCTGCATATTTGAGCTCGTTGCGAAATACGAAATGCGTGTACATATATGTGCAATTGGGAAGAAGGGGTTAGATTACCAAAATGGGATAACTCCTAAGGAGTCGGCTATCCTTGCGTCCTTGACAAGCTAG
- the LOC129903925 gene encoding B3 domain-containing protein REM16-like, giving the protein MRSDCKSCEKWKEQMYWSQVQVIQFFQILSRIFDQRLVIPQRIAKHLKEKLESYVRLTGPSGSTWKVGLTAIGETLILKHGWKEFVDAHSLKVSDLLIFKYTGDSHFDVSVFDSQSSCEKEASFFIKKCEHADVASGSRAKRPIAVTNDTTNDVSEATGKSFPHEECDAPATKKFKASAPTSHVHTSKSSSHYESEALQTSESSSDEDYESDSSQTTERRTRSKSSAQVPRRANANLRSRKIKSTSTRVGGDTYTKHKALESAKAATTANSCVVVMHRSHVKGTYYMTVPIDWARLHLPHKDIDVVLRYDERTSKAKLTVTDRGFALTGDWKKFAIKNHLNISDVCVFNLASGENEDTIILDVSIFREE; this is encoded by the exons ATGAGGAGTGACTGTAAAAGCTGTGAAAAATGGAAAGAGCAAATGTACTGGTCACAAGTCCAAGTGATTCAGTTTTTTCAGattctttctagaatttttgATCAACGGTTG GTCATACCCCAGAGAATTGCCAAGCATTTGAAGGAAAAGCTAGAATCTTATGTAAGGCTTACAGGTCCAAGTGGTTCAACTTGGAAGGTAGGATTGACTGCAATTGGAGAAACATTAATCCTCAAACATGGGTGGAAGGAATTTGTGGATGCCCATTCCCTTAAGGTCAGTGACTTACTAATATTTAAGTACACTGGAGACTCACACTTTGATGTTTCAGTGTTCGATAGTCAAAGCTCGTGTGAGAAAGAAGCttcatttttcataaaaaaatgtgAGCACGCTGATGTTGCAAGTGGAAGCAGGGCAAAGAGGCCCATAGCAGTAACCAATGATACAACTAATGATGTGTCTGAGGCCACAGGTAAATCTTTTCCTCATGAGGAGTGTGACGCCCCTGCAACAAAGAAATTTAAGGCATCGGCTCCAACATCTCATGTGCACACTAGCAAATCTTCTTCACATTATGAGTCTGAGGCCTTGCAAACTAGCGAATCTTCTTCAGATGAGGATTATGAGTCTGACTCCTCGCAAACTACTGAAAGAAGGACACGTAGCAAATCTAGTGCACAGGTTCCTCGTCGAGCTAATGCCAATCTGCGGTCTAGGAAAATCAAAA GTACAAGTACTAGAGTTGGTGGGGATACATATACCAAACATAAGGCATTAGAATCGGCAAAGGCTGCTACAACAGCAAACAGTTGTGTAGTGGTTATGCACCGCTCGCATGTTAAGGGAACGTATTACATG ACAGTTCCTATAGATTGGGCAAGGCTCCATCTCCCGCACAAGGACATAGATGTAGTTCTTCGGTATGATGAGCGCACGTCGAAGGCAAAACTCACTGTCACAGATCGTGGTTTTGCACTAACTGGTGATTGGAAAAAATTTGCCATCAAAAATCACCTTAACATATCTGATGTGTGCGTGTTCAACCTTGCCAGCGGAGAAAATGAAGACACAATAATCTTGGATGTTAGCATATTTCGTGAAGAATGA